The Leptospira sp. WS60.C2 genome includes the window CCTTGGATGGGAATTCCTAAGGGAAGGAGGATGGGATCTTTGGGACGGATTTCCCAGTGGTCAAGCCTTGGATTTTCCACATAACTTTGCAAAAGAAAACTAGTTTGGTTTTGTAAGTTGGGGTAACCAGATTCTTTGAGTAATTTGGATTCTTCTTGGAAGGCCTCTGACTTTGTTATCTTTGCGGCAAATTGGGTGTCCGCTAAAAAGGAGTCCACACGGTAAAAACTCCATGGTCTTTCCCCTTCAAAATCCTCTACCAAGTAGAGTAAATACTGTGAGTCCATGGCAAGGGCCGATTTTAAAATCTGCACACTTCCTAGTTCATCTGGATCATGAGGCCTCGGAAGAGACAAAAGACTGGCAAAACTGAGGGAGAAACCGAGGTAGATTGTAATTTTTTTTAGGTTCAATATGATTTCTCACTTTTCGAAAGCACAAAAACGTGTACTCTATCCGTATCAAAGGAAAGGAATCCGCACGTCATGGGCCGCCGCGACAATTTGAAAATACTCACAACTGCCATTCTAGTGGTCCTACTTCTTTCATCGTTCATTTTCGCATTTATCTATAGAAACGAAATCTACCAAAAGCTCCAAACCATCGGAAAAAACAAAGAAGTGGAGATGATGGACCGAGAAATCGCAAAATCTCCTGAAACCATTCCCCCTCCTAAACTTCCGAAGAACGATTCCGACAGCAATGATTCCTATGAAGACAGGTCCAAACTTCCAGATCTTCCAAGTTTGGATGATATGGAACCTGAGCCAGGCAGACAAAGATCTGTTTCAGTGGCTTCTTCTACCAAAGGCAAGGAACCGAAAGACAGTGCGACAAGACTTAAGGAAAAACTAGACCAAGTCGAGGAAGAAATTTCACCAAAAGAGATCGACAAACCTTCTAAAAAAATAACATCGAAAGAAAAGACCACCAAACCAATCGAAGAGGAAGCAGTCTCAAACCGAACGGAAGATTCATCGGTCAAAACGAAGAAGGTAGATTCTAAATCCAAACAAACAAAGAGCGAAACTATTTCTTCCGCAAAAACAGCTAAATCGAA containing:
- a CDS encoding flagellar filament outer layer protein FlaA, with the translated sequence MLNLKKITIYLGFSLSFASLLSLPRPHDPDELGSVQILKSALAMDSQYLLYLVEDFEGERPWSFYRVDSFLADTQFAAKITKSEAFQEESKLLKESGYPNLQNQTSFLLQSYVENPRLDHWEIRPKDPILLPLGIPIQGILWVYSEGHHINLSMGLSQKKSKDLYFDLGTLNFVGWRRLEFKINLPRENTRLIQSMSFPISFASFRLKSLASQNKGEFHLYFDNLSFVIDKRTFSYPGAEVNDTWGNKR